The following coding sequences lie in one Heyndrickxia oleronia genomic window:
- a CDS encoding helix-turn-helix transcriptional regulator produces the protein MGTALLLKVSNTKSITIHKEENQYNSRFWYEIQEKDEIIEQGKIVDRFSNIIKQLKNKIPTFHKLEIIDGDQKLVKEIMDAQLGDHTHYNSQERLLDLCNRLLKGEEISIEKEAITYGVHEATIKKSIYLIRNFLEEFDIHLKNGMYKIRKSELLSYSETILLLLNIYQSNSFSYKEIKSLEKKLVQQLSDEARLQLSKLFQDFDICCKETNVKDLLPNVEVILRAIDERKGLSFIYKSDNASLKVRLLKPHSIHFHEGSYYLIGEMLEGVNKGKRNFKLEHIQNLRISRKSIMIDEIENPQSTEIFIPSSKHKEMVTLKIQSVLIESLLREFPNSKQIKMENAWATYEIEVKDTDNILVWILSQKEVVEIIGPEDFRNQMKILLQNMLNVYNEGA, from the coding sequence TTGGGGACAGCCTTACTTCTAAAAGTAAGTAATACAAAAAGTATTACCATCCATAAGGAGGAAAATCAATATAATTCCCGTTTTTGGTATGAAATTCAAGAGAAGGATGAAATCATAGAACAAGGAAAAATCGTTGATAGATTCTCAAACATCATTAAGCAGCTGAAAAATAAAATTCCAACTTTTCATAAATTGGAAATTATAGATGGCGATCAAAAACTAGTAAAGGAAATTATGGATGCTCAGCTTGGAGACCATACACATTATAATTCACAAGAACGTCTTTTAGATTTATGTAATAGGCTTTTAAAAGGAGAAGAAATATCAATAGAGAAGGAAGCAATTACATATGGTGTACATGAAGCAACGATTAAAAAATCCATCTATTTAATCAGAAATTTTTTGGAAGAATTTGATATTCATTTAAAAAATGGAATGTATAAAATAAGAAAATCTGAACTATTATCCTATTCTGAAACGATTCTTCTACTATTAAACATTTACCAAAGTAACAGTTTTAGTTATAAAGAGATCAAGTCATTAGAAAAAAAATTAGTCCAACAATTATCAGATGAGGCTCGGCTACAATTAAGTAAATTATTTCAAGATTTTGATATTTGTTGCAAAGAAACGAATGTAAAAGATCTTTTACCGAATGTTGAAGTAATTTTGCGGGCAATTGATGAAAGAAAAGGATTATCTTTTATATATAAGAGCGATAATGCTTCGTTGAAGGTTCGTCTTCTAAAACCTCATTCGATCCATTTTCATGAGGGCAGCTATTATCTTATTGGGGAAATGCTAGAAGGTGTTAATAAAGGAAAAAGAAATTTCAAACTAGAGCATATACAAAATCTTCGAATTAGTAGAAAGAGCATCATGATAGATGAAATAGAAAACCCTCAATCAACAGAAATATTCATTCCATCTTCTAAACACAAAGAAATGGTCACCTTAAAAATTCAATCTGTTCTAATAGAGAGCTTACTAAGAGAATTTCCAAATTCGAAACAAATAAAAATGGAAAATGCTTGGGCAACGTATGAAATAGAAGTAAAAGACACAGACAACATCCTAGTGTGGATATTATCCCAAAAAGAAGTAGTGGAGATCATTGGTCCTGAAGATTTTAGAAATCAAATGAAGATTCTCTTACAGAATATGCTCAATGTATACAATGAAGGTGCATGA
- a CDS encoding MgtC/SapB family protein: MMELFADVDIDTIIKLSISAILGLTIGLERELKRKPLGLKTSLVISIVSCLLTIVSIQSAYLFPGSKYINIQMDPLRLAAQIVSGIGFLGAGVIMRKGDDTISGLTTAALVWGAAGIGIATGAGFYFEAIAGVILLIISVELIPGLIRILGVKRLRSKELRVRLTLKKQEDIASVLKNIQEKNIKIEHIRIKDLQDQSYLVDLKVMVSYKQTTPDIYYGLAKIDKIYSTEISG; this comes from the coding sequence ATGATGGAATTATTTGCAGATGTGGATATTGATACGATAATAAAGCTGTCTATTTCAGCAATTTTAGGATTAACGATTGGTTTAGAACGTGAACTGAAAAGGAAGCCTTTAGGATTAAAAACAAGCTTGGTTATTTCAATTGTTAGTTGCTTACTGACCATTGTATCCATCCAATCTGCTTATTTATTTCCTGGATCGAAATACATTAATATTCAAATGGATCCTCTACGATTAGCTGCTCAAATCGTTTCGGGAATTGGCTTTTTAGGTGCTGGTGTGATTATGAGGAAAGGGGACGATACCATTTCAGGCCTGACGACAGCTGCATTAGTTTGGGGAGCAGCAGGTATTGGAATCGCTACTGGTGCTGGATTTTATTTTGAGGCTATAGCTGGTGTCATCTTACTTATTATAAGTGTGGAGCTAATACCAGGATTGATTCGAATACTGGGAGTTAAGAGGCTGAGATCGAAGGAACTCAGAGTTAGACTAACGTTGAAAAAGCAAGAAGACATTGCTAGTGTACTAAAAAATATCCAAGAAAAAAATATTAAAATAGAGCATATAAGAATTAAGGATTTACAGGACCAAAGCTATTTAGTGGATTTAAAAGTTATGGTTAGTTATAAACAAACAACCCCTGATATCTACTACGGTCTTGCAAAGATTGATAAAATTTATAGTACAGAAATTAGTGGCTAG
- a CDS encoding HAD family hydrolase, translated as MSKYRLLALDLDGTTLLNNHEISRNTSLAIQNVVKAGIIVVFSTGRGVPNTKIYWEKLGISFPLVLLNGAEIWMEPGKLLERHLINIDTFQKLHKIAIDTHSWFWGYSEKGLFRKRDWPANFLNNIG; from the coding sequence TTGTCGAAATATCGATTGCTTGCCTTAGATTTGGATGGTACAACGCTTTTAAATAATCATGAGATTTCACGTAATACAAGTTTAGCTATCCAAAATGTTGTTAAAGCAGGGATTATTGTTGTTTTTTCCACTGGTCGAGGAGTACCAAATACGAAAATATATTGGGAAAAGCTGGGTATATCATTTCCACTAGTATTGCTAAATGGGGCAGAGATATGGATGGAGCCCGGAAAACTATTGGAAAGACATTTAATCAACATTGATACATTTCAAAAGTTACATAAAATAGCGATTGATACCCATTCATGGTTTTGGGGATACAGTGAAAAAGGATTGTTTAGAAAAAGGGATTGGCCAGCTAATTTTTTGAACAACATTGGATGA
- a CDS encoding ABC transporter permease: MGILIQKLKYIFYKPWMMFFFLFPIAATFFFGFLFEKQQQELVIPIAVVNEDQHNFSKTVVKDLKNEPRLVVRETTASNAEKLLVRNDVDSVFYIKRDFQERLMDEDWEETIELWISPSSLATGVVRELVASKITRLTTTIKASNRVVNLMERRFGKLSESNQLWNEAYEYTDKQWEPEPLMTIDYRDNGDKKAKESKKNLDFTSFLGLWSFFTMLACFFTSDWIVKEQKKIFPRIQTMKKGLMGYLLQSSGANLFFHIIQLTISYFLLVHFHMIESSLRMFIMMVLFIIFCVALCSGVASFISQLGTYYIAGFFITFLIGIIGGSFFPIGDITPSLATLSHWMPQSFFILDSASAVNYSVFLILVSVILWAMAIWRLKKV; encoded by the coding sequence ATGGGAATTCTAATTCAGAAATTAAAGTATATATTTTATAAGCCATGGATGATGTTCTTTTTTCTTTTTCCTATCGCTGCTACATTTTTCTTCGGTTTTCTTTTTGAGAAACAGCAGCAAGAATTAGTTATCCCAATTGCAGTTGTGAATGAAGACCAACATAATTTTTCAAAGACAGTGGTTAAAGATTTGAAGAATGAACCAAGATTAGTTGTACGTGAGACAACAGCCAGTAATGCAGAAAAACTACTTGTACGGAATGATGTTGACAGTGTTTTTTACATAAAGAGAGATTTTCAAGAACGGTTAATGGATGAAGACTGGGAAGAAACAATCGAGTTATGGATCTCCCCATCTTCTTTAGCTACAGGAGTAGTAAGGGAGCTTGTAGCTAGCAAGATAACCCGGTTGACGACCACCATTAAAGCATCAAATCGTGTAGTAAATTTAATGGAGAGAAGGTTTGGAAAGCTTAGCGAATCGAACCAATTATGGAATGAAGCTTATGAATATACTGATAAACAATGGGAACCAGAGCCTTTAATGACAATCGACTATCGTGATAATGGGGATAAGAAGGCTAAAGAAAGCAAAAAAAACCTTGATTTTACCTCATTTTTAGGACTTTGGAGTTTTTTTACTATGCTTGCTTGTTTCTTCACTTCAGATTGGATCGTAAAGGAGCAGAAAAAGATCTTTCCACGGATACAAACGATGAAAAAAGGATTGATGGGGTATTTGCTGCAAAGCTCAGGTGCCAATCTATTTTTTCATATCATTCAATTAACAATCAGCTATTTCTTATTGGTTCACTTTCATATGATTGAGTCTAGCCTAAGAATGTTTATAATGATGGTCCTTTTTATCATCTTTTGTGTAGCTTTATGTTCAGGTGTAGCAAGTTTTATCTCTCAGCTAGGGACATACTATATTGCTGGATTTTTCATAACCTTTTTGATAGGGATTATCGGGGGGAGCTTTTTTCCGATTGGAGACATTACTCCATCGCTTGCGACTTTATCTCATTGGATGCCGCAAAGCTTCTTTATTTTAGATTCCGCATCCGCAGTTAACTATTCCGTTTTCTTAATATTAGTGAGTGTCATCCTATGGGCGATGGCGATATGGAGGTTAAAGAAAGTCTAA
- a CDS encoding ABC transporter ATP-binding protein — protein sequence MEVKESLMITISRISKQFGKKAILQDVSLEIKKGEVFGLLGPNGAGKSTLLSILATISQPSTGSVTVKQLDLVKQKKQARQLIGYVPQDISLWEDMTVKENLVFWSKFTKGKVSNKKLFKICQTVHLEEKWTEKVSKLSGGMKRKLNIAVALIHDPDVLLMDEPTVGIDLQSKLEINQYIKKLSEKGKTIVYTTHDMSEILFLCDRIGVLKQGKIHFIGTINDAKDMMKEQTPLQTDEQVMYRLLNE from the coding sequence ATGGAGGTTAAAGAAAGTCTAATGATAACTATTTCAAGAATATCAAAGCAATTTGGGAAAAAAGCGATTTTACAGGATGTATCATTGGAAATTAAAAAGGGAGAGGTATTTGGATTATTAGGTCCGAATGGGGCAGGAAAATCAACCTTGCTTTCCATTTTAGCAACTATTTCTCAGCCATCGACTGGCTCTGTGACGGTGAAACAATTAGATTTAGTTAAGCAAAAAAAACAAGCGAGGCAACTAATCGGGTATGTTCCACAAGATATTTCACTTTGGGAAGATATGACTGTCAAAGAGAACTTAGTTTTTTGGAGTAAATTTACAAAAGGTAAGGTATCAAATAAGAAATTATTTAAGATTTGTCAAACCGTTCACTTAGAGGAAAAATGGACAGAAAAGGTATCAAAGCTATCGGGGGGGATGAAGCGTAAACTAAATATTGCTGTTGCACTTATCCATGATCCTGATGTTTTATTAATGGATGAGCCAACGGTTGGTATTGATCTTCAATCGAAATTGGAAATCAATCAATATATAAAGAAGCTTTCGGAAAAAGGAAAAACGATTGTTTATACGACACACGATATGAGTGAAATTCTATTTCTTTGTGATCGGATTGGTGTGTTAAAACAAGGTAAGATCCATTTTATCGGAACCATTAATGATGCCAAAGACATGATGAAAGAACAAACTCCATTACAGACAGATGAACAAGTAATGTATCGATTATTAAATGAATAG
- a CDS encoding zinc ribbon domain-containing protein: protein MNLCSKCGGQLKEDSKFCPSCGSSVGGGNQDSMQEASAALEAHIPLDEQEKQPARKPFKGKVIAILAAILLIGAGTVSAFVFKKSPKELYLLSEYNSFKNMTKEIDDNYGNSIAFQKDMLEKPSSSTVNISGNFKLDDALMTPEIEMVQEILNGVSIAVKSDQDPKKEAGHHTLSLNLDKEKALDVEVFQSKEQLGLKVPTLYDKALYLNTNEFGDFMRMSDPYYNGPDTLELSNTSLKDIEFTDSEKKYLATRYGKFLNDQLKDEYFTLEKGVEYKFKGETLKLRQVTLDMSPKEATTVLTNFLDHLKADKKFQDMLAKRFVELTKTQAMASEVNGEKMDGAWFKKEMNRAIDDIKDELKDKEVKGGIKSVLLINDKEQVVERKMTMGTEKGEEPVKLTISTKNVPYGDKKQFKEFHLLMNDYNSKEEVSIKVNNDIDEKKKEQRKEKLTAELSVSDPGEESGSIKFTMNSNYDGKMNEKHQVKRDFNIGFSGPNFVEIPSDFDLSGTINQTNDVNVKKNYQKDAMDIKLNVKAEGMGGSVSLKVDSETKLKDSLTIPKADQNGINITKITPEQMMDIQEKVMVNIQGLVESLGLQDMFTGPMDDEYYLEDEEYSGI from the coding sequence ATGAATTTATGCTCAAAATGTGGTGGGCAATTAAAAGAGGATTCTAAATTTTGTCCATCATGTGGTTCTTCTGTAGGGGGAGGAAACCAGGATTCTATGCAAGAAGCATCTGCGGCTCTTGAGGCACATATACCTCTTGATGAACAGGAAAAGCAACCTGCTAGAAAACCATTTAAAGGAAAAGTCATCGCTATTTTGGCAGCCATCTTATTGATTGGTGCGGGGACTGTTTCCGCCTTTGTATTTAAAAAATCTCCTAAGGAACTTTATTTACTATCAGAATATAATTCTTTCAAAAATATGACGAAAGAAATTGATGATAATTATGGGAACAGTATTGCCTTTCAAAAGGATATGCTAGAAAAACCATCAAGTTCAACGGTAAATATAAGTGGAAACTTTAAACTTGATGATGCGCTAATGACTCCTGAAATTGAAATGGTACAAGAAATTTTAAATGGCGTATCGATTGCAGTAAAAAGTGACCAGGATCCAAAAAAGGAAGCAGGACACCATACCCTTTCTTTAAATCTAGATAAAGAAAAGGCACTTGATGTTGAGGTTTTCCAATCAAAAGAACAGTTAGGGCTAAAAGTACCTACACTATATGATAAAGCATTGTATTTAAATACGAATGAATTTGGCGACTTTATGCGTATGAGTGATCCTTATTACAATGGTCCAGATACGCTTGAGCTATCCAATACTAGTTTAAAGGATATTGAATTTACAGATAGTGAAAAGAAATATTTAGCAACAAGATATGGAAAATTCCTTAATGACCAATTAAAAGATGAATATTTTACTTTAGAAAAAGGAGTAGAATATAAGTTCAAAGGGGAGACATTAAAGTTACGTCAAGTAACATTAGATATGTCGCCAAAAGAAGCTACTACTGTTCTAACCAATTTTTTAGATCATTTAAAGGCAGATAAAAAATTCCAAGATATGCTGGCTAAGCGCTTTGTCGAATTAACAAAAACACAAGCGATGGCTAGTGAAGTAAATGGAGAAAAGATGGATGGAGCATGGTTCAAAAAGGAAATGAATCGTGCAATTGATGATATTAAGGATGAATTAAAAGATAAAGAGGTTAAGGGTGGAATTAAGTCGGTTCTACTAATCAATGATAAAGAGCAAGTGGTTGAGCGTAAAATGACAATGGGAACAGAAAAGGGAGAAGAGCCAGTTAAATTAACTATCTCCACGAAAAATGTTCCTTATGGCGATAAGAAACAATTTAAAGAGTTTCATTTACTTATGAATGATTATAATTCAAAAGAAGAAGTTTCAATTAAAGTAAATAATGATATTGATGAAAAGAAAAAAGAGCAGCGAAAAGAAAAATTGACTGCTGAACTTTCTGTTTCAGATCCTGGAGAAGAGTCAGGATCAATCAAATTTACGATGAATTCGAATTATGATGGAAAGATGAATGAAAAGCATCAAGTAAAAAGAGATTTCAACATCGGGTTTTCAGGACCAAATTTTGTTGAAATTCCATCAGATTTTGATTTGAGTGGGACAATAAATCAAACAAATGACGTGAATGTAAAGAAAAACTATCAAAAAGATGCAATGGATATTAAATTAAATGTAAAGGCAGAAGGAATGGGAGGATCCGTCTCATTAAAGGTTGATTCTGAAACAAAATTAAAAGATAGTCTAACGATTCCAAAAGCCGATCAAAATGGAATTAATATCACTAAAATCACTCCGGAACAAATGATGGATATTCAGGAAAAAGTTATGGTTAATATTCAAGGTTTAGTGGAAAGTTTGGGACTTCAAGACATGTTCACTGGACCAATGGATGATGAGTATTATCTAGAAGATGAAGAGTACTCCGGGATTTAA
- a CDS encoding HAD-IIA family hydrolase, with protein sequence MQKGYIFDLDGTVYLDNRLIDGAAEVIQTLRARGDKLVFLTNKSIATREEYVEKLNRLGIQVSLEEIINSNYITGKYLKEHMTQTDAAYVIGEEALIQELMAENIRMTNNADIATYVVLGWDRQFHYDKLNIAYQAWVKNNATILATNPDRTCPVDGGQIPDCAGMIGAMEGVTGKSIDVIIGKPSKLTAEFVVNDILQLKPEQCYMIGDRLETDILMGNENGLNTILVLTGITTRELLKESRIQPTYILNSIKEIVSMQDMTSIK encoded by the coding sequence ATGCAAAAGGGATATATTTTTGATTTAGATGGAACCGTTTATTTAGATAATCGACTAATTGATGGGGCAGCTGAAGTAATTCAAACTTTAAGAGCTAGAGGGGATAAGCTTGTCTTTCTGACAAATAAATCGATAGCAACAAGGGAGGAGTATGTAGAAAAACTAAATCGATTAGGAATTCAGGTGTCATTAGAGGAAATTATTAATTCTAATTACATTACGGGCAAGTATTTAAAAGAACATATGACTCAAACCGATGCAGCCTATGTCATTGGGGAAGAAGCACTGATCCAAGAATTAATGGCTGAGAATATTCGAATGACAAATAACGCAGATATAGCTACCTATGTTGTTTTAGGCTGGGATCGTCAATTTCATTATGACAAGTTAAATATTGCATATCAGGCATGGGTAAAAAATAATGCAACCATTTTGGCTACGAATCCAGATAGAACTTGTCCTGTGGATGGCGGACAAATTCCTGATTGTGCAGGGATGATCGGTGCCATGGAGGGAGTGACAGGGAAGTCAATTGATGTAATTATTGGAAAACCATCGAAATTAACTGCAGAGTTTGTTGTCAATGATATTCTCCAATTAAAGCCGGAGCAATGTTATATGATTGGTGATCGTTTAGAAACGGACATATTAATGGGCAATGAAAATGGACTAAATACCATTCTTGTATTAACTGGAATTACAACGAGAGAGCTATTAAAAGAGTCCAGAATTCAACCTACCTATATATTGAATAGCATAAAGGAAATTGTATCGATGCAGGATATGACATCGATTAAATAG
- a CDS encoding HAD hydrolase family protein, whose amino-acid sequence MEEVMAIGDSWNDLQLIQAVGLGVAMDNGNEDIKKAAD is encoded by the coding sequence ATGGAAGAGGTAATGGCAATTGGTGATAGTTGGAATGATTTACAGCTCATTCAAGCTGTCGGTCTTGGTGTAGCAATGGATAATGGTAATGAGGATATAAAAAAAGCTGCTGACTGA
- a CDS encoding rhodanese-like domain-containing protein, protein MEIKKITPKQLDEKRKRNDKLFVLDVRAQEKFMNDHIEDSYNIPKTSIFNFEESEDRIKEVLSKSEEIIVTCTTGNSAMKCAKILAEHDYNVQVLEGGLTAWKEYLKRENI, encoded by the coding sequence TTGGAAATAAAAAAGATCACACCGAAACAATTAGATGAAAAAAGGAAAAGAAATGATAAATTGTTTGTTTTAGATGTAAGAGCACAGGAAAAGTTTATGAATGATCATATAGAAGACTCTTATAATATTCCAAAAACAAGCATCTTTAATTTCGAAGAATCGGAGGATAGAATTAAAGAAGTTCTTTCTAAAAGTGAAGAAATCATCGTTACTTGTACTACCGGTAACTCCGCAATGAAATGTGCAAAAATATTAGCAGAGCACGATTATAATGTACAGGTGTTAGAAGGCGGTTTGACAGCATGGAAGGAGTATCTGAAGAGGGAAAATATCTAA
- a CDS encoding KDGP aldolase, translated as MKREFLFFQRVCPYFSPEVIFQLNCNSKWRETVSVGLAASMLAEIGVDSVKFYPIDGDQRLDEVAEMVKAATGAGIKVFEPTGGITLENVERIVQTCLENGAQIVIPHLYTSLVDKDSGETRIGDIERLISMEW; from the coding sequence ATGAAACGAGAGTTTTTATTTTTCCAGCGTGTATGTCCCTACTTTTCCCCAGAAGTAATCTTCCAACTTAACTGCAATTCAAAATGGAGGGAAACAGTCTCAGTAGGACTTGCCGCTTCCATGCTTGCTGAAATAGGTGTGGATTCTGTTAAGTTTTACCCAATTGATGGTGATCAACGGTTAGATGAAGTCGCTGAGATGGTAAAAGCGGCAACAGGTGCGGGAATCAAAGTATTTGAACCTACAGGCGGAATAACACTTGAAAATGTTGAACGTATTGTTCAGACATGCCTAGAAAATGGAGCACAAATAGTTATTCCGCATTTATATACATCTTTAGTGGATAAGGATAGTGGCGAAACGAGGATTGGCGATATTGAGCGATTAATTTCAATGGAATGGTAA
- a CDS encoding glycerol-3-phosphate responsive antiterminator: MTNIVDLVQSQVIASIKDEADIEKAITSKANIIFLLTGNLINMEDHLERLKKAHKHIFIHIDFIDGLSNTKSAIKYIAYTWKPTGIITTKSMLIKYAKEENLMTIQRIFLIDRSAMSKGIEMSQSIKPDAIEILPGLMPEIIDELTQKVDLPIIAGGLISSKKHILQGLEAGALAISSGNPNLWNFDL; this comes from the coding sequence ATGACCAATATTGTTGACCTAGTACAATCTCAAGTAATTGCTTCTATTAAAGATGAAGCTGATATCGAAAAGGCGATTACTAGTAAAGCCAATATTATCTTTCTATTAACTGGAAACTTGATCAATATGGAAGATCATCTAGAACGCCTCAAAAAGGCACATAAGCATATTTTTATCCATATTGATTTTATAGATGGCCTATCTAATACGAAAAGCGCCATTAAATATATTGCTTATACTTGGAAGCCTACTGGAATCATCACCACAAAAAGTATGCTGATTAAATATGCAAAAGAAGAAAATCTAATGACCATACAAAGAATATTTTTAATTGATAGATCCGCTATGTCTAAAGGAATTGAAATGAGCCAATCCATTAAACCTGATGCAATCGAAATTTTACCTGGTCTTATGCCTGAAATCATTGATGAATTAACACAAAAAGTCGACTTGCCGATCATTGCAGGTGGATTAATCAGTTCAAAAAAACATATTTTGCAAGGGCTAGAAGCAGGAGCATTAGCAATTTCATCTGGGAACCCCAATCTGTGGAATTTCGATTTATAA
- a CDS encoding endonuclease/exonuclease/phosphatase family protein, with the protein MDQIKIMTYNMLHIDDNPENNWQERRELIRNIIDRESPDIIGTQECLYIQIQDLLQLLPEYDWIGLGRQGGSKDDYMAIFYKKDQFSIIEYDHFWLSNTPNIIGSMTYGNKIPRMVTWAKFLDKRNGQVFYHMNTHLDYICEKARILGAQQISEKLNELDPKLPVFLTGDFNTDVHTEPYNILIQPGLFRDTWDLAREHVNKNLGTKNDFMYSDGGDQRIDWILARAEIDIHWIKIVDDCINGSFPSDHFPVIISCTIF; encoded by the coding sequence ATGGACCAGATTAAAATCATGACTTACAATATGCTTCATATTGATGACAATCCGGAAAACAACTGGCAAGAAAGAAGGGAATTAATTAGAAATATCATTGATAGAGAATCTCCAGACATTATTGGTACACAAGAATGTTTATACATACAAATTCAGGATTTACTTCAATTATTGCCAGAATATGATTGGATCGGTTTAGGAAGACAAGGGGGAAGTAAAGATGATTATATGGCCATATTTTATAAGAAAGATCAGTTTTCTATCATAGAATATGATCATTTTTGGCTCTCCAATACGCCAAATATTATTGGATCAATGACCTATGGAAATAAAATACCTCGTATGGTTACTTGGGCTAAATTCCTTGATAAAAGAAATGGCCAAGTATTTTATCATATGAACACACATCTAGATTATATATGTGAGAAAGCTCGAATATTAGGAGCACAGCAAATTAGTGAAAAACTAAATGAATTAGATCCTAAACTTCCTGTCTTTTTAACGGGTGATTTCAATACAGATGTTCATACAGAGCCTTACAATATATTGATCCAGCCTGGGCTATTTAGAGATACCTGGGATCTTGCAAGGGAGCACGTGAATAAGAATCTAGGTACTAAGAATGATTTTATGTATTCAGATGGTGGGGATCAGAGGATAGATTGGATTTTAGCCCGAGCAGAAATAGATATACATTGGATTAAGATTGTGGATGATTGTATTAATGGTTCTTTTCCAAGTGATCACTTCCCTGTCATTATTAGCTGTACAATATTTTAA
- a CDS encoding ABC transporter permease, whose product MGNFTIFLSFYVKALFSTKKVIFAIIFIPILFISGIGLIGSQLFQQESRVQPFQVAIVNEDPTFETKMVIKQLTDNDHLNQLMETIQTNQTHADELLNKNEIAGVIYIPKGFSGNVAHGENTPVQVIGNQRRPLQSQLIHYLLKSAADLTSAAQSGINTVNDFMVENDFPKDVRKKELRKNIVTYALHVLGRGQVFEEVKKASLFQEDILQYYAISFFILLLMIWGFCGQLLLSSRINQSVSLRLLSYGITPIHIIAAKFVALFLLVMGCSLIIGIPLIIWMELAPWSFVFGSILISLVFSLFFLMLESLFQREKVFLLMGVIFILVGAIVGGHLIPTAYYPSWLEQMSSYSVNAWALTFMLEIFHGEWTSSLSHSFKLLLLSSCGFLFISILLNARKRRFL is encoded by the coding sequence TTGGGGAATTTTACTATATTCCTATCTTTCTATGTAAAAGCTTTATTTAGTACTAAAAAAGTAATCTTTGCTATTATTTTTATTCCTATTTTATTTATTTCAGGTATTGGTTTAATTGGTAGTCAATTGTTTCAACAAGAATCCCGTGTACAACCATTTCAGGTCGCAATTGTTAACGAGGATCCTACCTTTGAAACAAAAATGGTTATTAAGCAGCTCACAGACAATGATCATTTAAATCAACTAATGGAAACGATTCAAACTAATCAAACCCATGCTGATGAGCTGCTAAATAAGAATGAAATAGCGGGAGTTATTTATATACCCAAGGGGTTTAGTGGGAATGTTGCTCATGGAGAGAATACCCCCGTTCAAGTAATTGGGAATCAAAGGCGTCCATTGCAATCACAATTAATCCACTACTTACTGAAAAGTGCGGCCGACCTTACATCTGCAGCGCAAAGTGGAATCAATACGGTCAATGATTTTATGGTAGAAAATGATTTTCCTAAAGATGTAAGAAAAAAAGAACTCCGAAAAAATATAGTAACCTATGCACTACATGTGTTAGGACGTGGTCAGGTGTTTGAAGAGGTGAAAAAAGCATCATTGTTTCAGGAAGACATTCTACAATACTACGCTATTTCCTTTTTTATTCTGTTATTAATGATCTGGGGATTTTGTGGCCAATTACTACTTTCATCACGAATTAATCAATCGGTGAGTTTGCGATTATTGTCGTATGGTATTACACCAATCCATATTATTGCTGCTAAATTTGTTGCTCTATTTTTATTGGTAATGGGTTGTTCTTTAATCATAGGAATTCCATTGATCATTTGGATGGAATTAGCACCTTGGTCGTTTGTTTTTGGATCGATACTGATCTCATTGGTCTTTTCCTTGTTCTTCCTCATGCTAGAATCCCTTTTCCAAAGGGAAAAAGTGTTTCTACTTATGGGAGTTATTTTCATATTAGTTGGAGCCATTGTTGGTGGACATCTTATTCCGACCGCATATTATCCATCTTGGTTGGAGCAAATGAGTAGTTACTCGGTGAATGCATGGGCACTTACCTTTATGCTTGAAATTTTCCATGGGGAATGGACGTCCTCTTTGAGTCATTCATTTAAGCTTCTACTCCTATCATCCTGTGGATTTCTATTCATTTCCATTTTGCTTAATGCCAGGAAAAGGAGGTTCCTTTAA